The Malus domestica chromosome 17, GDT2T_hap1 genome contains the following window.
AGACGGCTCTTACTATTGCTGCTGCAAAAGACCTCAAGATCGTTAAATGCTTGGTTGCGAAGAACAACAAACTACTCCGTATTGCCGATGGCGACCAAATGACTCCGATTCTCAGTGCTGCTAAGAATGACCGATGGGATATAGTTCGGTACCTCTACCCTCTAACTCGCCTCGAAGATCTAAAGCCAGAAAACGGCCCTTGCGGCTCTCAACTTGTTTGCTATTGTCTTCAGGCCAAACAATTTGGTAACGAAACTACTCTTAACCGGCCCTTTCTGCActatatatagtatatatacatatatatgtgccTTTTATCAAGCGGGATCCCCATTTTAGCTGAAAAATAGAGATGATGCGGCGAGCCGTCTGATTTCTTTTAGTGAGATCGTGCGGCTGGACATTAAAGATGCATTTATTACATTTCATGTTTCCTCCATTTACCATTTTGAACGTTCTGGAGAGTGggaatttatttttcaagttctgATTCTGGGTTGCAGGTTAATGGAGAAGGCGTGGTAATAACTTCTAATTCGATTTAATTGTAGATCTGAACTTGGGTTGTGACTCTGTTCCTCttttttcatcttcaatttctAACCACTGAAAAATTTGAGTCAGAACTCGATAAAAAACTCAAGAATCATCTTTTTTTCTATAGCATAACTTAACTGAAGTTTCTTCAGAACGTTTACTCGAGCCAAAGAAAACGATATGAAACAATTCTAAAACTAAATTGTTTATgtccacaattttttttatgcgTATGTAAATCCACTTAACTCAATTCAGTAACAAATCTAAAAAGTTTTAATCtttaatatttgaaaaaaaaaaaaaaagcaaatcgTTGAAACCAATCTCTAGAAATtagaaattgaaaggaaaaaaaaactccaAAATCCTTAAATCCGTTCTCCAGGTTGCCCAAAATGATCAGGGGGAAAAGATTTGGGTTCGATTCGGAGCAACggagaaaaagagaagaaatgtAATAAGTTGTGTTTAGTTGCAACCCCACGATCTCATTAAAAGAGATCGGACGGCTGTCGCATCATCCTTATTTTCCAGTTAAAATGGAGATTCCTCTCCTTAAAGAGCCTTTAAGGAGCCTCATACACATATATAGTCTAAATGTGCATACATACAGATCTTGTATTCGAGTTACTTGACCGTTGCCCGGGCTTGGGATGTGCTAAAGGCTTTGAAAGTTACCCTATATATGAATTTGCTTTTCTGCCCTCAGCATTTCTGAGTGGGACGTCGCTCAAATGTTGGCAACGGTGGATTTATAAATGTTAGTAatattttcccttttctcttattACCATCAAATTTGTCAACATTATATGTGGCGTGTATAAATGTCACCTTCCACATAATCGTACTATAAATGGATACTATCATAATGTCGTGTTTACATTCACAAAATCTGTAGTAAAAGAAAATTGGTCTAATGTCAAAGATATTATGTACAAGGAGTATTTTGAATGAGGAAGTCGTATTTCTTGGTAGATATACACGTAGAGCATGCTCCTTCCGTTAGTGATGCTCGGATAAATGTTCAAAATCAAGAAAATGAACAAGGTGATCAAAGGAATAGCACAGGTATGTTACATCTCAAAACTCAAACTAAGATTTGATATGTTGAAGTCCTTTTCATATGttctgttaattttttgtatttttctccAATTATTCATCCAAAGAGTCGCCGTATACTCTCTCCCTCTGTCAACCTTGAAGGACTTGTCAGCAAGATCAAGTccatttgtttcatttttataggtaagtgattttcacacactcttTTAAACATCTTACATATCCTTATTTAATCATGGTTGTTGATtttgttgaatttattcaatttgatgACCATGAAGTAGGGAATGCAAACTacaaagggtgtgtgaaaatcacttcttttttattgatttattgGAGTCAAATTTATATGAAGATTCATTTGAATTTGGGACCAAATTTTTTATTGGGATCAAAACCTTCGAGGATTTATACGGACTGGATTAGAAATACAGAACCCAATTGGATTTGGAAATTGCAGTTGGAATGGGCATAGGCAGGCTGCTGCAAGCTTCCAAATCATATGGTGCTGTAGggtttcatataaaatttccctacaataaataagaattttattttatttttctttgcttaTGCCATATATGACCAAATTAGCATATGAAGAATTTTGgcagcaaaatttaattttaaatttgtttcGCAGTCTTCGGTTTATTACAAGGACTTCCATCGAGGCTTTCAGAGTCTTTGGGTATGTGGGcattaagtttttttatttttatagaaaCTGGTAAACACACAAGTAACTTCTCTCACACCTCCGTTGAAATTATGCATGTTGATTTTGTCTGATTTATCAAGTTTagaagaaatttttcaatgtgcttGAAATACGGTGacgtgtcattatataagtggtgagatacttgtgttaaaaaattaactaacttgaaaaataaaacttctcTTCACTTATATAATAACGCTTGGTGTACCGTCCATATTCcgggcacaaaaaaaaatttccccaAATTTAGAGGATTATGTGAGAAACTTAAAATTGTGTGAAAATCAACTCTCAGTTTTCATTTGTTTAAATtatcaatttatttattaatggaCTCGTAAAAATATGGTTGTGAGTTGTACTATTGTTTTGAATGTCAATGTAGGAATCAACCGCATTCGTGATCTGAAATTGCTCCATGTTCGGTCACTTCAAATTTTGAACCGCACTTGTGAGAAGATAAAACATTTAAATAATGAAGAAATGATGAGATATAAACTATATGAAACAGTATTCAATGCTGTTGAAAATGGGATTGTTGAGATCGTTATTTCTTTATGCAAAGCCAAACCAGAGTTATTGATCAGAAAAAGACCAAGGAAAGGACCATACGAAGAGCCCATATTTCCAGATTCCCTACTTCCACACTCCATGGTTAAAGAGCCCGCATTTCAGGAGTCCATATTTCATTACGCTGTTGAATGCCGTCAAGAAAAAGTTTATAGCCTTGTATACGGGGCTGGTACAAGAAATTACCTTGCGACTTTGAATAATAATCGGGTGGAAAAAATGCTATATCATGCTGGGAAGTTAGATCCATTGGCAAAGGAAAAGCTTGATTGTATTCCGGGTGCAGCCTTGCAAATGCAGAGAGAAAGGCAATGGTACAAGGTTagaattattttatattatttttgtagGCTTATTTATATCTATGGCCCCTCAAAATCAATCCAACGTACTCAACCTCACGGAATTCAAATGGAAACTCTGGTTCATGTCCCTCGTTGCCCAGAATTTTGGattgaaattttattaataaataatttGATTGAAGAACTAAATACTGAATATTAGTGttaattaagaaatttaattatgaaaattaatatttctttctaaaatcatggaagttttatttttaaatttattattattattattttggagagagggggagaggtttgaaactattataataatttagccAAGGGGGAAGTTTCGAACCCGGGATCCAAGGATGGACAACTCGGAAAGGTTAACACCAAATAaggatttataattttttttcctcaaatttGAATTGTGTGAATTCtcaggaaaaaaaataattttaaatatggTTACGTGTTAAACATTGATACATTTTACGTATAATACAGTGATACCTTTTTTTATGAAAGAATTGGTGCATTATAAATATAtgaatgggtttaaataaagactaaaaaaaattagtacaatcaagagtttaaaaatatgggtacaaaaaaaaattaaatgtacggggttacaaattaaaactaaaaaaaaatattgtatttTAAAAATGGTTGCAAATAAAGAAATAGGttcaaattaaaaagaaaaatatatgatacaaaatttaacaaaaaaatataaatataccaaatcaaacctttctaacactaaataaatgtatttgaaaatgattaaataatttttaattgtaaaatttaaatatgctaatatgtaaatatttaattaaaaatgatgTGGATATAAAAGCCAAAGGGtcataaaaaattggaagaaaaaaaatatttttaatcgatgaaatagaaaaatgaagaatgtgaacctaatttctatttttttatttatgagatCGTTATATGGTTTTAGTTGtattgttaatttcatcttgtacttaatgataattatgcaataaggtaaaaaaaaaaatcacctttAAAGTTTAAGTCTAAAGAGATAatatatgagttcaaataaaatttccaaaaaagaataaaagcTAAACATGAAATGAATAGTTTACAAAACAGTTGCTTATAATGGCCAAATTTCAATAAGATGCACATatatccttcattttttttcctttaaaattaCTGAAAGAATGCGATCACCTCATATCACTACTATgtattaatttttgttcaatGAAATGCAGGAGGTAGAGAGCATGGTTACAACCCCGAGAGCCCCACCTTTTACAGAATATGGTTTGAATGCCGCTAGATTCTTTACCAAGAACCACAAGGAATTGCATGAGAAAGGAGAAAAGTGGATGAAAGACACAGCAAGTTCTTATATAATTGTTAGTGCCCTCATTATTACAATCATGTTTGCTGCAGCATTCACAGTTCCGGGTGGACACAATCAAGAAACAGGGTTTCCCATATTCTTAAATGAAAAGTTATTTATGGTTTTTGTAGTTTCAGATGCAATTTCGCTCTTTTCTTCTGTAACTTCAGCGTTGATGTTTCTGAGCATCCTTACATCGCGTTATGCTGAAGATGATTTTCTCAAATCCTTACCCACAAAGATGATAATAGGACTTTCCACACTCTTCATCTCCGTTGCAACCATGATGGTTGCCTTCTCTTCTGCCATATTCCTCATGCTTCGTGACAAATCATCGATTAGTACTCCAATAATTTCCCTTGCTGGTGTTCCCGTCATTTTATTTGTTTGGATGCAATTTCCCCTTCTCCTTGAGATTATTGTGTCTACCTATGGCGGAGGAATATTTGATAGGAAAGTCAAAAGCTGGATATAAATTCTTGATGGTGTATGCAATATGTTGTGTAACTGAAGTAATGTAATGTTTGTCAGCTCTAAGAAAGCTTGTATGCAGTGTACACACTATGTATGTGTTTGGTTCCTATAATAAAATCCCcattagggctgggttcggttcttatcggttcggttttttgccaaaaccgaaaccaaaccgaaatttcggttcggcccaaatttttttcggtttttttcggttcggttttttttttcggttcggtttcggttttttttcggttttttttttcctccaaaaaatgcaaaacaaccACAAAAAATGCACATTATTCTCTTCGGTCTCGTTCAACAATGGCGCATTTTTCCCTTCAGTCTTGTTCATCAATGT
Protein-coding sequences here:
- the LOC139193788 gene encoding uncharacterized protein isoform X1, yielding MYSIHIIPRARSGSTSPTSRPVSPTESMLPSPDSGLEMADTAEASQATGTVDYKRWFQNVRWGNWCKAKEFLNLHPSPITATDSHGDTALHIAADHGHEQIVEELLQWMTEEQLETKNNRGQTALTIAAAENIKIVECLVAKNNKLLRIADRRGRTPIVIAANKDRWDIVEELVQLMTEEQLETQNDDGETALTIAAAKDLKIVKCLVAKNMKLLGIADGHGRTPIVIAAEHDRWDIVEELVQLMTEEQLETKNDDGETALTIAAAKNLKIVKCLVAKNNKLLCIADGRGSTPIVIAANKDRWDIVEELVQLMTEEQLETKNDDGETALTIAAAKDLKIVKCLVAKNNKLLRIADGDQMTPILSAAKNDRWDIVRYLYPLTRLEDLKPENGPCGSQLVCYCLQAKQFDLVFELLDRCPGLGCAKGFESYPIYEFAFLPSAFLSGTSLKCWQRWIYKYIHVEHAPSVSDARINVQNQENEQGDQRNSTVFGLLQGLPSRLSESLGINRIRDLKLLHVRSLQILNRTCEKIKHLNNEEMMRYKLYETVFNAVENGIVEIVISLCKAKPELLIRKRPRKGPYEEPIFPDSLLPHSMVKEPAFQESIFHYAVECRQEKVYSLVYGAGTRNYLATLNNNRVEKMLYHAGKLDPLAKEKLDCIPGAALQMQRERQWYKEVESMVTTPRAPPFTEYGLNAARFFTKNHKELHEKGEKWMKDTASSYIIVSALIITIMFAAAFTVPGGHNQETGFPIFLNEKLFMVFVVSDAISLFSSVTSALMFLSILTSRYAEDDFLKSLPTKMIIGLSTLFISVATMMVAFSSAIFLMLRDKSSISTPIISLAGVPVILFVWMQFPLLLEIIVSTYGGGIFDRKVKSWI
- the LOC139193788 gene encoding uncharacterized protein isoform X6, translated to MYSIHIIPRARSGSTSPTSRPVSPTESMLPSPDSGLEMADTAEASQATGTVDYKRWFQNVRWGNWCKAKEFLNLHPSPITATDSHGDTALHIAADHGHEQIVEELLQWMTEEQLETKNNRGQTALTIAAAENIKIVECLVAKNNKLLRIADRRGRTPIVIAANKDRWDIVEELVQLMTEEQLETQNDDGETALTIAAAKDLKIVKCLVAKNMKLLGIADGHGRTPIVIAAEHDRWDIVEELVQLMTEEQLETKNDDGETALTIAAAKNLKIVKCLVAKNNKLLCIADGRGSTPIVIAANKDRWDIVEELVQLMTEEQLETKNDDGETALTIAAAKDLKIVKCLVAKNNKLLRIADGDQMTPILSAAKNDRWDIVRYLYPLTRLEDLKPENGPCGSQLVCYCLQAKQFDLVFELLDRCPGLGCAKGFESYPIYEFAFLPSAFLSGTSLKCWQRWIYKYIHVEHAPSVSDARINVQNQENEQGDQRNSTVFGLLQGLPSRLSESLGINRIRDLKLLHVRSLQILNRTCEKIKHLNNEEMMRYKLYETVFNAVENGIVEIVISLCKAKPELLIRKRPRKGPYEEPIFPDSLLPHSMVKEPAFQESIFHYAVECRQEKVYSLVYGAGTRNYLATLNNNRVEKMLYHAGKLDPLAKEKLDCIPGAALQMQRERQWR
- the LOC139193788 gene encoding uncharacterized protein isoform X2: MYSIHIIPRARSGSTSPTSRPVSPTESMLPSPDSGLEMADTAEASQATGTVDYKRWFQNVRWGNWCKAKEFLNLHPSPITATDSHGDTALHIAADHGHEQIVEELLQWMTEEQLETKNNRGQTALTIAAAENIKIVECLVAKNNKLLRIADRRGRTPIVIAANKDRWDIVEELVQLMTEEQLETQNDDGETALTIAAAKDLKIVKCLVAKNMKLLGIADGHGRTPIVIAAEHDRWDIVEELVQLMTEEQLETKNDDGETALTIAAAKNLKIVKCLVAKNNKLLCIADGRGSTPIVIAANKDRWDIVEELVQLMTEEQLETKNDDGETALTIAAAKDLKIVKCLVAKNNKLLRIADGDQMTPILSAAKNDRWDIVRYLYPLTRLEDLKPENGPCGSQLVCYCLQAKQFDLVFELLDRCPGLGCAKGFESYPIYEFAFLPSAFLSGTSLKCWQRWIYKYIHVEHAPSVSDARINVQNQENEQGDQRNSTGINRIRDLKLLHVRSLQILNRTCEKIKHLNNEEMMRYKLYETVFNAVENGIVEIVISLCKAKPELLIRKRPRKGPYEEPIFPDSLLPHSMVKEPAFQESIFHYAVECRQEKVYSLVYGAGTRNYLATLNNNRVEKMLYHAGKLDPLAKEKLDCIPGAALQMQRERQWYKEVESMVTTPRAPPFTEYGLNAARFFTKNHKELHEKGEKWMKDTASSYIIVSALIITIMFAAAFTVPGGHNQETGFPIFLNEKLFMVFVVSDAISLFSSVTSALMFLSILTSRYAEDDFLKSLPTKMIIGLSTLFISVATMMVAFSSAIFLMLRDKSSISTPIISLAGVPVILFVWMQFPLLLEIIVSTYGGGIFDRKVKSWI
- the LOC139193788 gene encoding uncharacterized protein isoform X3, which produces MLPSPDSGLEMADTAEASQATGTVDYKRWFQNVRWGNWCKAKEFLNLHPSPITATDSHGDTALHIAADHGHEQIVEELLQWMTEEQLETKNNRGQTALTIAAAENIKIVECLVAKNNKLLRIADRRGRTPIVIAANKDRWDIVEELVQLMTEEQLETQNDDGETALTIAAAKDLKIVKCLVAKNMKLLGIADGHGRTPIVIAAEHDRWDIVEELVQLMTEEQLETKNDDGETALTIAAAKNLKIVKCLVAKNNKLLCIADGRGSTPIVIAANKDRWDIVEELVQLMTEEQLETKNDDGETALTIAAAKDLKIVKCLVAKNNKLLRIADGDQMTPILSAAKNDRWDIVRYLYPLTRLEDLKPENGPCGSQLVCYCLQAKQFDLVFELLDRCPGLGCAKGFESYPIYEFAFLPSAFLSGTSLKCWQRWIYKYIHVEHAPSVSDARINVQNQENEQGDQRNSTVFGLLQGLPSRLSESLGINRIRDLKLLHVRSLQILNRTCEKIKHLNNEEMMRYKLYETVFNAVENGIVEIVISLCKAKPELLIRKRPRKGPYEEPIFPDSLLPHSMVKEPAFQESIFHYAVECRQEKVYSLVYGAGTRNYLATLNNNRVEKMLYHAGKLDPLAKEKLDCIPGAALQMQRERQWYKEVESMVTTPRAPPFTEYGLNAARFFTKNHKELHEKGEKWMKDTASSYIIVSALIITIMFAAAFTVPGGHNQETGFPIFLNEKLFMVFVVSDAISLFSSVTSALMFLSILTSRYAEDDFLKSLPTKMIIGLSTLFISVATMMVAFSSAIFLMLRDKSSISTPIISLAGVPVILFVWMQFPLLLEIIVSTYGGGIFDRKVKSWI
- the LOC139193788 gene encoding uncharacterized protein isoform X5; translation: MYSIHIIPRARSGSTSPTSRPVSPTESMLPSPDSGLEMADTAEASQATGTVDYKRWFQNVRWGNWCKAKEFLNLHPSPITATDSHGDTALHIAADHGHEQIVEELLQWMTEEQLETKNNRGQTALTIAAAENIKIVECLVAKNNKLLRIADRRGRTPIVIAANKDRWDIVEELVQLMTEEQLETQNDDGETALTIAAAKDLKIVKCLVAKNMKLLGIADGHGRTPIVIAAEHDRWDIVEELVQLMTEEQLETKNDDGETALTIAAAKNLKIVKCLVAKNNKLLCIADGRGSTPIVIAANKDRWDIVEELVQLMTEEQLETKNDDGETALTIAAAKDLKIVKCLVAKNNKLLRIADGDQMTPILSAAKNDRWDIVRYLYPLTRLEDLKPENGPCGSQLVCYCLQAKQFDIHVEHAPSVSDARINVQNQENEQGDQRNSTVFGLLQGLPSRLSESLGINRIRDLKLLHVRSLQILNRTCEKIKHLNNEEMMRYKLYETVFNAVENGIVEIVISLCKAKPELLIRKRPRKGPYEEPIFPDSLLPHSMVKEPAFQESIFHYAVECRQEKVYSLVYGAGTRNYLATLNNNRVEKMLYHAGKLDPLAKEKLDCIPGAALQMQRERQWYKEVESMVTTPRAPPFTEYGLNAARFFTKNHKELHEKGEKWMKDTASSYIIVSALIITIMFAAAFTVPGGHNQETGFPIFLNEKLFMVFVVSDAISLFSSVTSALMFLSILTSRYAEDDFLKSLPTKMIIGLSTLFISVATMMVAFSSAIFLMLRDKSSISTPIISLAGVPVILFVWMQFPLLLEIIVSTYGGGIFDRKVKSWI
- the LOC139193788 gene encoding uncharacterized protein isoform X4, with the protein product MYSIHIIPRARSGSTSPTSRPVSPTESMLPSPDSGLEMADTAEASQATGTVDYKRWFQNVRWGNWCKAKEFLNLHPSPITATDSHGDTALHIAADHGHEQIVEELLQWMTEEQLETKNNRGQTALTIAAAENIKIVECLVAKNNKLLRIADRRGRTPIVIAANKDRWDIVEELVQLMTEEQLETQNDDGETALTIAAAKDLKIVKCLVAKNMKLLGIADGHGRTPIVIAAEHDRWDIVEELVQLMTEEQLETKNDDGETALTIAAAKNLKIVKCLVAKNNKLLCIADGRGSTPIVIAANKDRWDIVEELVQLMTEEQLETKNDDGETALTIAAAKDLKIVKCLVAKNNKLLRIADGDQMTPILSAAKNDRWDIVRYLYPLTRLEDLKPENGPCGSQLVCYCLQAKQFAFLSGTSLKCWQRWIYKYIHVEHAPSVSDARINVQNQENEQGDQRNSTVFGLLQGLPSRLSESLGINRIRDLKLLHVRSLQILNRTCEKIKHLNNEEMMRYKLYETVFNAVENGIVEIVISLCKAKPELLIRKRPRKGPYEEPIFPDSLLPHSMVKEPAFQESIFHYAVECRQEKVYSLVYGAGTRNYLATLNNNRVEKMLYHAGKLDPLAKEKLDCIPGAALQMQRERQWYKEVESMVTTPRAPPFTEYGLNAARFFTKNHKELHEKGEKWMKDTASSYIIVSALIITIMFAAAFTVPGGHNQETGFPIFLNEKLFMVFVVSDAISLFSSVTSALMFLSILTSRYAEDDFLKSLPTKMIIGLSTLFISVATMMVAFSSAIFLMLRDKSSISTPIISLAGVPVILFVWMQFPLLLEIIVSTYGGGIFDRKVKSWI